From Pseudocalidococcus azoricus BACA0444, the proteins below share one genomic window:
- a CDS encoding DevA family ABC transporter ATP-binding protein, translating to MTSLPAISIQGLSHSFGQGELRKQVLANINLEIRVGEIVIMTGPSGSGKTTLLSLIGGLRATQVGSLKVQGQELCGASPLELVTARRRNGYIFQAHNLHGSLTALQNVRMGLEVHGQYPKAEWNLRARDILTEVGLGERIAYYPQDLSGGQKQRVAIARALVSRPQILLADEPTAALDSHSGRDVVNLMQKLAQEQGCTILIVTHDNRILDVADRIIHMEDGQLSQNQALVTV from the coding sequence ATGACATCATTACCAGCGATTTCAATTCAGGGCCTGAGTCACTCCTTTGGCCAGGGTGAACTGCGCAAACAAGTCTTAGCCAACATCAACTTGGAGATTCGCGTGGGGGAAATTGTGATTATGACTGGCCCTTCTGGCTCCGGTAAAACCACATTACTCTCCTTGATTGGTGGATTACGGGCGACTCAGGTCGGGAGCTTAAAAGTCCAAGGCCAAGAACTCTGTGGCGCATCTCCCCTGGAACTAGTCACAGCCCGGCGACGTAATGGCTATATTTTCCAGGCCCATAATCTCCACGGCAGTTTAACCGCATTGCAAAATGTCCGCATGGGGTTGGAAGTTCATGGGCAATATCCCAAAGCCGAGTGGAATCTCAGGGCCCGTGATATTTTGACTGAGGTGGGCCTGGGAGAACGCATTGCCTACTATCCTCAAGACCTGTCTGGAGGGCAAAAACAGCGAGTGGCCATTGCCCGCGCCCTAGTCAGTCGTCCCCAAATTCTTTTAGCTGATGAACCTACTGCGGCGTTGGACAGTCACTCTGGGCGGGATGTGGTCAACTTGATGCAAAAACTGGCCCAAGAACAGGGCTGTACGATTTTGATTGTGACTCACGATAACCGGATTCTCGATGTTGCTGATCGAATCATTCACATGGAGGATGGCCAACTCTCCCAAAACCAGGCCCTGGTAACGGTCTAA
- a CDS encoding dihydrofolate reductase family protein, translating into MTEVGLTCRVFIATSLDGFIARSNGALDWLPQTPEDSPDFTDYGYQAFMNSVDGVVLGRNTYELVKSFQPWPYANRPVVVLSHHSCNVPAALRSTVTVMAAEPEQVVDYLSNQGIRSVYIDGGQTIQQFLRAGLIQDLIISRIPILLGEGIPLFGPLTTDIPLVHQYTRSYDNGLVQSHYQVG; encoded by the coding sequence ATGACTGAGGTAGGCTTGACTTGTCGGGTATTCATTGCGACTAGTTTGGATGGGTTTATTGCCCGTTCCAATGGGGCGTTAGACTGGCTCCCCCAAACTCCGGAAGATTCACCGGATTTCACAGACTATGGCTATCAGGCCTTTATGAACAGTGTGGATGGAGTTGTGCTAGGGCGTAATACCTATGAATTGGTCAAATCCTTTCAGCCTTGGCCCTATGCTAACCGCCCCGTTGTGGTCTTGAGTCATCATTCCTGCAATGTTCCCGCAGCCCTCAGATCTACCGTAACAGTAATGGCAGCAGAACCAGAGCAAGTGGTGGATTATTTATCAAACCAAGGAATCAGAAGTGTTTATATTGACGGCGGACAGACGATTCAACAGTTCCTTAGGGCTGGCCTGATTCAGGATTTGATTATTTCCCGGATTCCGATCCTACTTGGAGAAGGGATTCCCCTGTTTGGGCCCCTGACAACCGATATTCCCCTAGTTCATCAATACACCCGCTCCTATGACAATGGCCTAGTTCAAAGTCACTATCAGGTTGGCTGA
- the thyX gene encoding FAD-dependent thymidylate synthase, with protein MEVKLVSITQPVVEVAGETLSAEGLMAYCARVSSPNQDNPNYAKLLAYCIRHGHWSVFEMVDMTVEIVTTRMIAQQILRHRSFSFQEFSLRYAPAQGFETYPARRQDVKNRQNSIDDLAESDQAWFRDSQQQVWDMNSGLYQEALERGIAKECARALLPLNTVTRIYMKGSVRSWIHYFQVRCTPDCQQEHREIACGIREIFQAQFPTVATALT; from the coding sequence ATGGAGGTTAAGCTGGTATCAATCACACAGCCGGTGGTAGAAGTTGCGGGAGAAACACTGTCAGCCGAGGGGTTGATGGCCTATTGCGCCAGGGTCTCCAGTCCGAATCAAGACAATCCCAACTATGCCAAGCTGCTGGCCTACTGTATCCGCCACGGCCATTGGTCAGTCTTTGAGATGGTGGATATGACCGTGGAAATTGTCACGACCCGGATGATTGCCCAACAAATTTTGCGCCATCGGAGTTTTTCCTTTCAAGAGTTTAGTCTGCGTTACGCCCCGGCCCAGGGGTTTGAAACCTATCCCGCCCGCCGTCAAGATGTCAAAAATCGCCAAAACTCCATTGATGATCTGGCAGAATCCGACCAGGCCTGGTTTAGGGACAGTCAGCAACAGGTGTGGGACATGAATTCTGGCCTGTATCAAGAAGCTTTGGAGCGAGGCATTGCCAAGGAATGTGCGCGGGCCTTATTACCCTTAAATACCGTCACCCGGATCTATATGAAGGGATCGGTTCGCTCTTGGATTCATTACTTCCAGGTTCGCTGCACCCCGGACTGTCAACAGGAACACCGGGAAATTGCCTGTGGGATTCGGGAGATTTTTCAGGCCCAATTTCCAACCGTAGCAACTGCACTGACCTGA
- the devC gene encoding ABC transporter permease DevC codes for MKTWLDRLKNRTPLGWLQLSHEKGRFLVALAGIAFADVLMFMQLGFQNALYESNTRFHQNINADIVLISPQARNLVNLSTIPRRRLYQAMNVPGVATAQALYTNFSDWRNPQTRQKTAILIVGFSPERSALALPAVANHLNDLKLPDYYLFDQASRGDYQDVIAQLQQGQIVTTEIERHTIYLSQTFAIGASFATDGTLITSDQSFLRLFPRRQATAVSAGLISLQPGANAEQVATTLRATLPEDVRVLTKAAFIQFEKDYWTRNTAIGFVFGLGTVMGFIVGVVIVYQVLSTDVNAHLGEYATFKAMGYRDRYLLGIVFEEAIIMAGLGFIPGLGVSLGLYVLTRNATSLPIAMTLGRSILVFLVTLGMCGISGMIATRKLQQADPADSF; via the coding sequence ATGAAAACCTGGTTAGACCGTCTCAAAAATCGGACTCCCTTGGGCTGGTTGCAACTAAGTCATGAAAAAGGTCGTTTTTTGGTGGCCTTGGCGGGGATTGCCTTTGCCGATGTCTTGATGTTTATGCAACTGGGGTTTCAGAACGCTCTCTACGAAAGTAATACCCGCTTTCACCAAAACATCAACGCGGATATAGTCCTGATTAGCCCCCAGGCCCGCAACTTGGTTAACTTGTCCACCATTCCCCGGCGGCGACTCTACCAGGCCATGAATGTTCCTGGCGTGGCCACAGCCCAAGCTCTTTATACGAACTTCAGTGATTGGCGCAACCCCCAAACCCGTCAAAAAACCGCAATTCTGATTGTTGGCTTTAGCCCGGAACGCTCGGCCTTAGCTCTCCCAGCAGTTGCCAACCATCTCAACGATCTGAAACTACCCGATTACTACTTGTTTGATCAGGCCTCCCGCGGCGACTATCAAGACGTGATCGCCCAACTCCAGCAGGGCCAGATCGTCACCACGGAAATTGAACGCCACACGATTTATCTCAGCCAAACCTTTGCCATTGGCGCCTCCTTTGCCACTGATGGCACATTAATCACCAGTGACCAGAGTTTTTTACGACTGTTTCCCCGCCGCCAGGCCACGGCTGTCAGTGCCGGATTAATTAGCCTCCAGCCCGGAGCTAATGCGGAACAGGTTGCCACAACCCTACGGGCCACATTGCCGGAAGATGTGCGGGTTTTAACCAAAGCAGCATTTATTCAATTTGAAAAAGACTATTGGACGCGCAATACCGCCATTGGCTTTGTCTTTGGCCTGGGAACCGTGATGGGCTTTATCGTCGGCGTGGTAATTGTCTATCAAGTTCTTTCCACAGATGTCAATGCTCATTTGGGAGAATATGCCACGTTCAAAGCCATGGGCTATCGAGATCGCTATTTACTCGGGATTGTCTTTGAAGAAGCCATTATTATGGCCGGCCTGGGGTTTATACCGGGTCTGGGGGTTTCTCTGGGCCTGTATGTTTTGACCCGTAATGCTACCAGTCTCCCCATTGCCATGACCCTCGGCCGCAGTATTTTGGTGTTTCTCGTCACCTTGGGTATGTGTGGAATTTCCGGGATGATTGCCACCCGCAAGCTGCAACAGGCTGACCCGGCTGATAGCTTTTAA
- a CDS encoding ABC exporter membrane fusion protein: MSQAISPHLSPRSLAILITAATLVVGGSLAWTMGQTQSASSPQEVAIAPAIETITALGRIEPQTQVIEIAAPTQAEGIRVEQLLVQEGDWVKAGDVIAILDSYSRLQAAQLQAQKQVQVAQANLAKVRAGAKQGEIKAQQATIAQITAEAQGDIQALRATVSRLQAEVNNAEIEYQRHQSLATEGAISTSLLDSKRLTRDTAQERLQEAQSNLRRAQASRQNQIQQAQATLDQIAEVRPVDIQVAQAEVQAAQANLKEATANFALAQVQAPQAGQVLKIHTWPGERPGNEGIISLGQTQQMYAVAEVYESDVKHLHPGLGATISSDALTGPLAGTVEQVGYQVLRQNVINTDPAANTDARIVEVRIKLDPASSQKAARYTNLQVKVVIMP; the protein is encoded by the coding sequence ATGTCCCAAGCCATCTCTCCCCATCTCTCCCCCCGCTCCCTTGCCATTTTGATCACGGCTGCCACCCTGGTTGTTGGCGGTTCCCTGGCCTGGACAATGGGTCAAACCCAATCCGCATCCAGTCCCCAGGAGGTGGCTATTGCCCCCGCGATTGAGACGATTACGGCCCTAGGACGCATTGAACCCCAAACCCAAGTCATTGAAATTGCCGCCCCGACCCAAGCGGAAGGGATAAGAGTTGAGCAATTGTTGGTGCAAGAAGGCGATTGGGTCAAGGCGGGGGATGTGATTGCTATCTTGGATAGTTACTCTCGGTTGCAAGCGGCCCAACTCCAAGCCCAAAAACAGGTGCAGGTCGCCCAGGCCAACTTAGCTAAAGTCCGAGCCGGAGCCAAACAGGGCGAAATTAAAGCCCAACAGGCCACCATTGCCCAAATTACCGCCGAAGCCCAAGGGGATATCCAAGCCCTCAGGGCCACCGTCAGCCGCCTCCAGGCCGAAGTGAATAATGCCGAGATTGAATATCAACGCCATCAGTCCTTAGCCACAGAGGGGGCCATTTCCACCTCGCTGTTGGACAGCAAACGCTTAACCCGAGATACGGCCCAAGAACGCCTCCAAGAAGCCCAATCCAATCTCCGCCGGGCCCAGGCCAGTCGCCAAAATCAAATCCAACAGGCCCAAGCCACCCTTGACCAAATTGCCGAAGTCCGCCCCGTGGATATCCAAGTTGCCCAGGCCGAAGTCCAAGCCGCCCAGGCCAATCTCAAGGAAGCCACTGCCAATTTTGCCCTCGCCCAAGTCCAGGCCCCCCAAGCTGGACAAGTTCTTAAAATCCACACCTGGCCTGGGGAACGACCCGGCAATGAGGGGATTATTTCCCTGGGGCAAACCCAACAGATGTACGCCGTGGCAGAAGTCTATGAAAGTGATGTCAAGCATCTTCACCCCGGCCTGGGGGCTACCATCAGCAGTGATGCTCTGACGGGGCCATTGGCGGGAACGGTCGAGCAAGTCGGGTATCAAGTCCTGCGTCAAAACGTGATCAACACCGACCCCGCCGCCAACACCGATGCCCGCATTGTCGAAGTCCGCATTAAACTCGACCCCGCCTCAAGTCAAAAAGCTGCCCGCTATACCAATCTTCAAGTCAAGGTGGTGATCATGCCATGA